A single window of Gossypium hirsutum isolate 1008001.06 chromosome A10, Gossypium_hirsutum_v2.1, whole genome shotgun sequence DNA harbors:
- the LOC107896752 gene encoding uncharacterized protein isoform X2, whose translation MAVPVMRSMSKLSIKAPPPSPIPTATGSRSAANEILTDFLEKSLQIPDLTLPECQTLRHHGLPDKVDFQSLGLREVGSVERFMRSARKYGVVAIGLHGIDAGEEVRATVKEAARVFGVLEERDTGYRRNSAGKREEIVWIDCKDERMEWARQYIGVHLYHSFSEKVEKVASKLEDVAEELGKILVENARQAGRKGFRRGESVVSIYKYNNNSNEDKLADQDPNVNEEENGHCCDYTLSLHLPTKHCQFSLKTGPRLLTFDVAPDTLILTFGHQLEEWSMGEFKCVRGRIIYSPEFEDLRNGLKSAVLKVKKTDKIVWSYIQVFVQEKENKDLVLLYCMYLLYF comes from the exons ATGGCTGTACCTGTAATGCGCTCTATGAGCAAGCTTAGCATCAAGGCCCCACCTCCATCACCCATCCCAACCGCCACCGGCTCACGATCCGCTGCCAACGAGATCTTAACCGACTTTCTCGAGAAGTCGTTACAGATCCCCGACCTAACGCTACCCGAGTGCCAGACACTCCGCCACCACGGCCTACCCGATAAGGTCGATTTCCAATCCCTTGGTTTAAGGGAGGTGGGGTCGGTCGAGCGGTTTATGCGATCTGCACGGAAGTATGGAGTGGTGGCGATAGGGCTGCATGGGATCGATGCGGGGGAGGAGGTAAGGGCGACGGTGAAAGAGGCGGCGAGAGTGTTCGGGGTGTTGGAAGAGAGAGATACGGGATACAGGAGGAATTCGGCGGGAAAGAGGGAGGAGATTGTGTGGATTGATTGCAAAGACGAGAGGATGGAGTGGGCTCGCCAATATATCGGCGTTCACTTGTATCACAGCTTCAG TGAAAAAGTAGAGAAAGTAGCAAGTAAACTGGAGGATGTAGCGGAAGAATTGGGGAAGATATTGGTAGAAAATGCAAGGCAGGCAGGCAGGAAGGGATTTCGAAGAGGAGAGTCAGTTGTGAGCATAtacaaatacaataataatagtaatgagGATAAGTTGGCTGACCAAGATCCAAACGTAAACGAAGAAGAAAACGGCCATTGTTGTGATTATACATTAAGCCTCCACCTTCCAACCAAGCACTGCCAATTTTCTCTCAAAACTGGGCCTCGACTTTTAACTTTTGATGTTGCTCCTGACACCCTTATTCTCACCTTTGGACATCAACTTGAG GAATGGAGCATGGGAGAATTCAAATGTGTACGGGGGCGAATTATTTATTCACCAGAA TTTGAGGATTTGAGAAATGGATTGAAGAGTGCAGTGTTGAAGGTGAAAAAGACTGACAAAATAGTTTGGTCATACATCCAAGTTTTTgtgcaagaaaaagaaaataaagatctTGTACTACTATATTGTATGTATTTgctttatttttga
- the LOC107896752 gene encoding uncharacterized protein isoform X1, translated as MAVPVMRSMSKLSIKAPPPSPIPTATGSRSAANEILTDFLEKSLQIPDLTLPECQTLRHHGLPDKVDFQSLGLREVGSVERFMRSARKYGVVAIGLHGIDAGEEVRATVKEAARVFGVLEERDTGYRRNSAGKREEIVWIDCKDERMEWARQYIGVHLYHSFSEKVEKVASKLEDVAEELGKILVENARQAGRKGFRRGESVVSIYKYNNNSNEDKLADQDPNVNEEENGHCCDYTLSLHLPTKHCQFSLKTGPRLLTFDVAPDTLILTFGHQLEEWSMGEFKCVRGRIIYSPEVSGSKCSFSMELKCSSINITHSYKKSTYKMISLADQFFVAVLIFSLYSIFMFKTSP; from the exons ATGGCTGTACCTGTAATGCGCTCTATGAGCAAGCTTAGCATCAAGGCCCCACCTCCATCACCCATCCCAACCGCCACCGGCTCACGATCCGCTGCCAACGAGATCTTAACCGACTTTCTCGAGAAGTCGTTACAGATCCCCGACCTAACGCTACCCGAGTGCCAGACACTCCGCCACCACGGCCTACCCGATAAGGTCGATTTCCAATCCCTTGGTTTAAGGGAGGTGGGGTCGGTCGAGCGGTTTATGCGATCTGCACGGAAGTATGGAGTGGTGGCGATAGGGCTGCATGGGATCGATGCGGGGGAGGAGGTAAGGGCGACGGTGAAAGAGGCGGCGAGAGTGTTCGGGGTGTTGGAAGAGAGAGATACGGGATACAGGAGGAATTCGGCGGGAAAGAGGGAGGAGATTGTGTGGATTGATTGCAAAGACGAGAGGATGGAGTGGGCTCGCCAATATATCGGCGTTCACTTGTATCACAGCTTCAG TGAAAAAGTAGAGAAAGTAGCAAGTAAACTGGAGGATGTAGCGGAAGAATTGGGGAAGATATTGGTAGAAAATGCAAGGCAGGCAGGCAGGAAGGGATTTCGAAGAGGAGAGTCAGTTGTGAGCATAtacaaatacaataataatagtaatgagGATAAGTTGGCTGACCAAGATCCAAACGTAAACGAAGAAGAAAACGGCCATTGTTGTGATTATACATTAAGCCTCCACCTTCCAACCAAGCACTGCCAATTTTCTCTCAAAACTGGGCCTCGACTTTTAACTTTTGATGTTGCTCCTGACACCCTTATTCTCACCTTTGGACATCAACTTGAG GAATGGAGCATGGGAGAATTCAAATGTGTACGGGGGCGAATTATTTATTCACCAGAAGTGAGTGGATCCAAATGCTCTTTCTCCATGGAGCTTAAGTGTTCATCTATAAACATAACTCACTCTTACAAAAAATCAACTTACAAAATGATCTCCTTAGCTGATCAATTCTTTGTTGCAGTCCTTATTTTTTccctttattctatttttatgttCAAAACCTCTCCATGA